One window of the Octopus sinensis linkage group LG3, ASM634580v1, whole genome shotgun sequence genome contains the following:
- the LOC115209816 gene encoding FMRFamide neuropeptides-like has protein sequence MAGLWRIVLLATITLMCVTSQWVIYVQAEEASSSDELVNSANEAEPEMDSEDDLKRANTFLRIGKANGILRLARSPSSFLRIGRRPPLHFVRIGKAPSSMFLRIGKRVDDSENEDLNDYDADKMSGRDTRASPSSFLRIGKSGNEVEDEIDDTDETVKRVNAFLRIGRQNDPSSFLRIGKSLNNEDLSKDKRTNAFLRIGKIPASSFIRLGRGPFTEDNGINTRGFRGPTRGFLRIGKRAAIPDGSHADYFSDLNVKSQ, from the coding sequence ATGGCCGGTCTTTGGAGAATCGTTCTTTTAGCAACAATTACTTTGATGTGTGTGACATCACAATGGGTTATCTATGTCCAGGCTGAAGAAGCTTCAAGCAGCGACGAATTGGTGAACAGTGCGAATGAAGCTGAACCTGAAATGGATAGTGAAGATGATCTGAAACGAGCAAATACATTTCTTCGAATAGGTAAAGCAAACGGAATTTTACGTTTAGCTCGAAGCCCTAGTTCTTTCCTGAGAATTGGACGTCGCCCCCCATTGCACTTTGTTAGAATCGGTAAAGCTCCATCAAGCATGTTTCTAAGAATTGGCAAAAGAGTTGATGATAGCGAAAATGAAGATCTAAACGACTACGATGCAGATAAAATGTCAGGGCGTGATACCAGAGCCAGTCCATCTTCGTTTCTTAGAATTGGAAAATCAGGAAATGAAGTAGAAGATGAAATTGATGACACGGATGAAACTGTTAAACGTGTTAACGCATTTCTACGTATTGGTCGACAAAACGATCCATCTTCATTCCTGAGAATTGGTAAAAGTTTGAATAATGAAGATCTCTCTAAGGACAAACGTACCAACGCTTTCCTCAGAATCGGAAAAATACCCGCCTCATCATTCATTCGCTTAGGTCGTGGACCTTTCACAGAAGATAATGGCATCAACACTCGTGGATTCCGCGGTCCGACACGGGGCTTTTTAAGGATTGGCAAACGCGCAGCGATCCCTGATGGAAGCCATGCCGATTATTTCAGTGATCTAAACGTCAAATCTCAATGA